The sequence GCTTTAAGGAATCTAATGTGGCTTTTAGCAATTCTGCTTCTTCTGTGGCTTGGTTACTTTCTTTTGATATTTCACCGTTAAAGATCGCTGTATTATATGCTTCTGTTGCTCTAATATCTACTATGCCGCCTTTGGAAAGTATCCACATACCACCTTGTTTCACTTTACTATAGCTGGTAAAATCATACACGGTTGTATCAGTCGCCTTAGATTGCTCTAATGTTTTTCGCATTCGGCTTACAGTAGAAAAATTCAGCTTACTTAAATCATAGTTACCTGTTTGGTTGTTAAACTGGATATTCGATTGAAGTTCACGAACTGTCTGCTGAATCCCTTGTATTAAATCTGTTAAATGGTCAAAGAAACTACTATGGCTTTGTTCAAATGCCAAATACTTTTCTAGGATGTTTTCTTGCCTATAGGCCATTGCTAATTGGGAACGATAAGTTTGCATTTGGCCTTCTGTATTACTGTTCATTCGTTGATATAATGACTCTTTTTTACTTTCAATTCTATCAATCATTTGACCAAGTTCATATAAACCAGCTGCATCAATTTTGGCATTGGACGAGCTGTCTACTTGATTGGCAAAGTCTTGGATAAATTGCTTCAAGCGACTTTCACTCTCATTCATTGCTTCAATTATCGCTTCACAAAGAGGAAGATATGTTATTTGGTAGTAATTTTTCGAAGCATCCACGGCTGTTCCTTTTAAGCTAGTATCCTCTATGTAGCTTATCACGGTGGATTTGATGCCTAGGATAATCTTCCTTCCCGTTTGGTTAGCAGTATGTAGTTGAAACGCGAACTCTTGTATTTCTCCGATGTCGATTCGGCTCACTGTAACACTCCCTTTTGTATCTCTTGTTGCTTGCTAAATGATAAACGCAGTTTCATTTACAATATACCGTAAACAATACTAAAACTCAATAATAATCTGAAAATTTAAATATAAATGCGATTAAAAGAAGTTCAGAAGCCTCGGCAGATACGAAGGCATTTAAAAAATCATATCCAAATCAAATTATCTTTAAAAAAGTGCGCACGAATAAATTGCAAACAGCCTTAAATAACTTGAAAGTAGGCTACGAATTATTGGCTAGTCAAAAATAAGAAAAAGCCATCCTGCTGAGGATAGCTTTTTCTTATTTAGAAGGAAATTCCGAAATCATCTGCTCTAAAAATTCTTTCTGCCAAGCATGATCTTGCGCAGTACCATGCAAATTAGTACTAAGTGTCAGCGAACCGCGGAAAGTTGTAGCAGCGACTTGGAAAAACGGTGCATACTTTAAAGAACCACATATAAAACAGTCTGTTAAAGTGCTACCTTCAAAAACGAGCTTTTCCTCATCGATAATACCTATATTCGTAAAACTTGTTTTCGGAATAGAATACATTTTTTCAGAAGCTTTTTTCGCAACAGAGTAGTTCTTTTTCTTGAAAATCAGTTCCAATAAATAATAAATTCGTAGAGGTGCAAAGCTGTTTTTTTGTGGATTGAGTGAATTTTTGACGGCTTGGAGTGTGCTTTCAAATGACGTTAGGTCATCGTCTTCGCTGATTTGGCATGTAATATTGGCGGTTAGATTAGTAATTCCGCTACTGGTTTTACTCGGCAAATACTTACGAAGATCCACTGGGCAATCGATTGACATTTCTTGTTGCCCTGTTGTTTGCTGAACAGCGCGCGCCATTGCGGTGAACAGAACATCATTCACAGTTGCCTCGTGCTCTTTTGCAAAGTGGATGATTTCCGAAAAATTCGTTTTTGGTAGCTTAGTCCAAATGACTTTCGGATTTTTCGGGTCCCCTTTAAGAGGAAAAGTTGGATTATGGACAGCTTTTTGCTTCGTTTTTTCAGTAAAAATGGACTTTATTTCTTTACGTGAGAGTTGATCAAAAACTTGCTTTAAACTGCGTGAACCTAAGCTCAAATTTGCCGCATAATCCGGATTTTCAAGCAGATTAGAATAAAGTTCACTCAATAAATAAAGATATTCCTTAAATCCAGCGCCATCCGCTAACATATGATTCATAATAACCACAAGCTGATCAGAAGTGTCAGTCCGAACAACAGTAAAGCAAATTTGCGGCCCATTTTCTGTGGAAAGCTTCGTAACAAGTGCTCGATCCACTTCGGTTTCTGGCGCTTGCGTCTCCACTAAGAAAACCAAATCCTCCGCAGAAAAAACACTTTCTTGCCAAAAAGCACCTTTTTTCGTTTCTTTAAAATGACAAAGTAATAGCGGAAGTTTTTTAGTAGACTGCATCACTGCTTTTTTTAGAACGTCTATATTTAAATGATTATCAAATGTAAGAACCGTATGCAAATGGTGGTCATTTTTCATTTTTTCTCCAGAAATATAATGTTTAACATCAGAAGGTTCAGCGGGATAAGTAATGATTTTTACCATGGGACTTCCTTCTTTCTTCGGTTTAAATAGTTGTTAATAGTTTCCCTGAAAGCAGTGCTGCGAAACAAGTTGCGAATTAAAGTGAATTTAAGTTATACTAAGTGCATGCAAGCTAATATTTCTAGGAGGCACCTAATATGACAAACAGAACATTAACTAGCAAGTTACTAGGAAAACTAAGCTATACGCAAGAAAAAGGAACAATGACAGAGGTTAATATTCCTTTGAATGCCAAAGAAGTAACCGTTGACTATAATATTTCTGAAAACCTTACTTCAGAAGATTATTTTAAAGATATCGTTACTTTAACAGATCAAATTCCAGAACTTTACCAAAAAGCGAAAGAAACTATTTTAGCGCAATTTGATGGAAATGATACGCTTACTATTTATTTTGAGTTTCATGTAGATGAACTGCCAGAAGATATTTTAGAAGTAACAGAATGCGAAACGATAGAAAATGTAACAAAGGAGATCTTAGTTGATAAACTAGTACTATCAAGTGTCTGGTTTTCGGAAACTACCAATAATAACGTGGACTTAACATTTGATTTCAAACTATTACCAGAAATTAGTGATGAACTTTTAGTTGTTCGTTTTAATGATAAAGGAGAAATTACTGAATTAACCCATGAAAGCTAACAAAAAAAGGCCATTCGTTCGTGTGAACAGAATGGCCTTTTTTTATTTATACATACTTTCAATTACTGGTTTTAACTTATCAATTACAAGTCCGCTACCACCGCGCCCTTTGACGTTTTCAATCATCCCTACCATGAGGTAATTGGGATTGTCGGCATCGAAGGCATAAACAAAACCATTTTCAAGACCATCTTCACCTTGTTTTTCTTTTAGTTCAGCGGTACCGGTTTTGGCTGCGATGTTGTGACCTTGGATTTGTAAGGCGTGCGCTGTACCGGCCGGATCAGAAACTGTTTTGACTAAAGCAGCTTTAACTTGGTTGGCGGATGCAGCTTCGGTTGCTTGGGTGGATTCACCTTGTTTTTCTTTCGTATCTAGTTTTGGATAAGGCATTTTTCCGTCGTTGGCAATAGCCGAATAAGCGATCGCTTGTTGAATTGGTGACATCAGTAATTCACCTTGTCCGTAAGCTGTGTCAGCCAGTAAAATTTCTGAATTCAGCCCATCATTCGAAATTTGTGCTGGTTTCATTGTGAAGGGTAGGTTATACTCCTTATCAAAATCGAATTTTTTCAATCCAGCAGTTAGTTTATCTTTACCGATTTCTAGCCCTTCTTGGGCGAAATAAATGTTATCAGAGTGCACAAGTGCATCCGTCATATTTACTTTTGGAACATCATGGACACGAGTAACAAAATATTTGCCCCATGAAGCATCTTTTTGCCATTTTAATCCTGAAATTTCACGGACTTTATCAGGTTTTGTAATACCAGTATCCAGTCCGATTGTGGCTGTAATTGTTTTAAATGTAGAACCTGGTGCGTAACGATTCGCGTACCTTGCTAAGAAGGGTAGGCGTTTATCGTCATTGTATTTTGCATAATCTTCGGAAGTAATCCCGAGCACCATTTGGTTCGCATCATAAGAAGGCGTGCTCACTAATGCTAATAGTTCACCATTTGTCGGATTAATCATTGTCACAGCGCCAGTTTCGGAACCGAGACTATCAAAAGCTTTCTTCTGAACTGCTGCATCAATCGTTAGCTTAATTTCTTCGCCATCTTTTTTATCAATCTTTTGTAAAGTATCTTCTTGCTTGGTTTGGTCATTGATGATTTTAATTGCGCCACCATTTTTACCGCGCAGTTGTTTGTCGTAGTAACGTTCTAAGCCACTTTTTCCAATGACATCACCGACGCTGAGTTTTGGGTTTTTCTCAATATCTTCGGCGCTAACTTCACCTACATAACCAATCAAATGCGATGTTGCTTCATTTAATGGATACGTCCGCATTTCTTTTTGAGCATACGTAAGTCCGGTTGCTTCAGGTAAATTCTCTTTATTCAATGTAACTAAAGGAACGAAGCTGTCTGCTTGGACCCATTTTTGATCGAGTTGTTTGTTGATGTAATCCGTTGAGATTTCTAGTTTTTTACTAATATCGGCAATGTTTTTCACTTTCTCGTCGCCCTCACCAAGCTTCGAAGGAACAATACCAGCTTCGGCAAATTGACCAGTAGTTGCGAGAGGATTACCATTTCTATCAACGATTTGACCACGTTCTGCGTCGTCTTCCGTGATGCGCACTTTATCGGTTTTCACCATACCAGGGAAAATGAGGGCTGGCTTCCAGTCGATTTTCCAGTCATCATCTTGCTTGGAAATAGTCGTTTTGTATTTTTGTGTAGCAAGTTTTCCAAGGCTAGTACGCATTTCTAGTTCATATGTTAAATTGAATTTGTTTTCTTTGTCATCATAGACAGATTTTAGATTTTTTACTTTAATATCTTTTGCACCAATACCGTCGTAAACAGTTTGATACTTGTCTTCCATTTCTTTCTTTGTAAACTCTACTTTTTTCAGGGATTCATTTGAGACGCTGCTCCCCAACTTGTCATACTTTTCTTTAGCAATATTTGATGTAAAAGTTTCTGCGACTGCTAAAGCATTTTTTTCATCTTTATGTTGATTTTGAATGAAAAAGTAAATGGCAATGCCCGCGAGGATTACAACAGCGGCAATGCTTCCAATGATAATTGCTTTTTTGTTATTCCTCTTTTTCTTACCGTAACTAGCCATAATACACCCCTTAATTTCATGTTATATTCAATTAATTATACCAAACACTTCTAAAAAAGTTGAAAAAATTAAAGAAAACTTTAGATTTGCCCGACATATTTTTTTCTAATTCATGTCATAATTTGTTCTTATTTGCTTGGTAAAGTAGTGGTAACGAAAGGATGATGTTGGATGGAAGAGATGGAACAACCAGAAAAGAAGGTCATTATTCGTGGGAAAGGCATCCACAATAAATGGAAGTGGAGCACGATTATTGTCAGTATTCTTTCTGTCATAATTATTAGTGTTTTAAGTTATCAGCTGTATTCGGTTAGTCAAAATACCCCAGAAAATAATACTAATGGAACAATGCAAGGACCTGGTGGAGGTGAGATGCCGAGCGGAACACCGCCGTCCGGTGAGCCTGGCCAAGCGCCAAATAGTTCAGATGATAGTTCTGACTCTGGAACAAGTGATAGTACTACAAGCAGTGACGGAACCCTTTAATATTTGCGAGCCCTCTAGAAATCATCATTTTAGAGGGCTTCTTCCAATCTTTAAAAAATCTTATGGAATTATCGCTCTCTTTTTTTGTCATTTTATTGTAATATGGAAGTAAGTTACAATAAAAGAGGTGTGAAATATGGCAAGACATGCACAAAAAAGAAAAGCGCGCAAAGG comes from Listeria monocytogenes and encodes:
- a CDS encoding DUF2004 domain-containing protein, with the protein product MTNRTLTSKLLGKLSYTQEKGTMTEVNIPLNAKEVTVDYNISENLTSEDYFKDIVTLTDQIPELYQKAKETILAQFDGNDTLTIYFEFHVDELPEDILEVTECETIENVTKEILVDKLVLSSVWFSETTNNNVDLTFDFKLLPEISDELLVVRFNDKGEITELTHES
- a CDS encoding condensation domain-containing protein, whose protein sequence is MVKIITYPAEPSDVKHYISGEKMKNDHHLHTVLTFDNHLNIDVLKKAVMQSTKKLPLLLCHFKETKKGAFWQESVFSAEDLVFLVETQAPETEVDRALVTKLSTENGPQICFTVVRTDTSDQLVVIMNHMLADGAGFKEYLYLLSELYSNLLENPDYAANLSLGSRSLKQVFDQLSRKEIKSIFTEKTKQKAVHNPTFPLKGDPKNPKVIWTKLPKTNFSEIIHFAKEHEATVNDVLFTAMARAVQQTTGQQEMSIDCPVDLRKYLPSKTSSGITNLTANITCQISEDDDLTSFESTLQAVKNSLNPQKNSFAPLRIYYLLELIFKKKNYSVAKKASEKMYSIPKTSFTNIGIIDEEKLVFEGSTLTDCFICGSLKYAPFFQVAATTFRGSLTLSTNLHGTAQDHAWQKEFLEQMISEFPSK
- a CDS encoding penicillin-binding transpeptidase domain-containing protein, translating into MASYGKKKRNNKKAIIIGSIAAVVILAGIAIYFFIQNQHKDEKNALAVAETFTSNIAKEKYDKLGSSVSNESLKKVEFTKKEMEDKYQTVYDGIGAKDIKVKNLKSVYDDKENKFNLTYELEMRTSLGKLATQKYKTTISKQDDDWKIDWKPALIFPGMVKTDKVRITEDDAERGQIVDRNGNPLATTGQFAEAGIVPSKLGEGDEKVKNIADISKKLEISTDYINKQLDQKWVQADSFVPLVTLNKENLPEATGLTYAQKEMRTYPLNEATSHLIGYVGEVSAEDIEKNPKLSVGDVIGKSGLERYYDKQLRGKNGGAIKIINDQTKQEDTLQKIDKKDGEEIKLTIDAAVQKKAFDSLGSETGAVTMINPTNGELLALVSTPSYDANQMVLGITSEDYAKYNDDKRLPFLARYANRYAPGSTFKTITATIGLDTGITKPDKVREISGLKWQKDASWGKYFVTRVHDVPKVNMTDALVHSDNIYFAQEGLEIGKDKLTAGLKKFDFDKEYNLPFTMKPAQISNDGLNSEILLADTAYGQGELLMSPIQQAIAYSAIANDGKMPYPKLDTKEKQGESTQATEAASANQVKAALVKTVSDPAGTAHALQIQGHNIAAKTGTAELKEKQGEDGLENGFVYAFDADNPNYLMVGMIENVKGRGGSGLVIDKLKPVIESMYK
- a CDS encoding T7SS effector LXG polymorphic toxin yields the protein MSRIDIGEIQEFAFQLHTANQTGRKIILGIKSTVISYIEDTSLKGTAVDASKNYYQITYLPLCEAIIEAMNESESRLKQFIQDFANQVDSSSNAKIDAAGLYELGQMIDRIESKKESLYQRMNSNTEGQMQTYRSQLAMAYRQENILEKYLAFEQSHSSFFDHLTDLIQGIQQTVRELQSNIQFNNQTGNYDLSKLNFSTVSRMRKTLEQSKATDTTVYDFTSYSKVKQGGMWILSKGGIVDIRATEAYNTAIFNGEISKESNQATEEAELLKATLDSLKQNKDPITGREISKAQSFGILTSLIFGYTTKGYRGKKISIPKSALSKLRKAQGSNAAEETVTYSRVQGGDSKNLLLVNDDGTLSLNNNWKSDHNLNVSTGKDHAKYFKEKRSNSYIVEFEVPKYLDDLIKENAISQNGYKINPLNQGGTAPKIVDKGVFEKFNFEGTAYEIPDPITQWLAEYAQNAKILK